Proteins encoded by one window of Pseudomonas coleopterorum:
- a CDS encoding DUF5629 family protein, which produces MTLPTALETCDMLLIDTLHAFDFSFDEEQTLHIECMDGRELKRWAFTLAEQQAAQPGAEPDSFVITRDGTSHTLTCLSAFSARDEDDETQA; this is translated from the coding sequence ATGACCCTGCCCACCGCGCTAGAAACCTGCGACATGCTGCTGATCGACACGCTGCATGCCTTCGACTTCTCCTTCGACGAAGAGCAGACCCTGCACATCGAATGCATGGACGGCCGCGAGCTCAAGCGTTGGGCGTTTACCCTGGCTGAGCAGCAGGCTGCTCAGCCAGGTGCCGAGCCCGACAGCTTCGTTATTACTCGCGACGGCACGTCCCACACCTTGACTTGCCTCAGTGCCTTTTCGGCCCGCGACGAAGACGATGAAACCCAGGCGTGA
- a CDS encoding lactonase family protein, which translates to MKRVLLSMLVNGLALTSLHATAAEKYDLLVGTYTQGSSEGIYRYAFDSTTGQIEAQPRQTVKSSNPSWLTLSQDQRRLFVVNENGPGQKDVIGKVTSFTVDGRTHDIRQVNQVATSGDEPTHSSLSQDGRHLFVANYAVSANPGGSLSVLNVAEDGTLSNVVQELKHVASQVNPERQAGPHVHSVVSLPPSGRYVYASDLGADRVYVYRYEPKSAERPLVPAQPASVQLPDGSGPRHLLFSRDGKHAYLTLEMSGQLAMFDVKDGNLVRQQLLELGTVGKESASGALHLSADGRFLYVSNRGTANQMLVFSVDPGTGHLKEIQRRHVDGDHPREFALDPTGHFLLIANQKSNQITVLKRDASTGMLGETVQSFKQDAPSDLKFLTQ; encoded by the coding sequence ATGAAGCGAGTTCTGCTATCCATGCTTGTCAACGGCTTGGCCCTGACATCCCTGCACGCCACTGCAGCCGAAAAATATGACCTGCTGGTGGGCACCTACACCCAGGGTTCCAGCGAAGGCATCTACCGCTATGCCTTCGACAGCACTACCGGCCAGATCGAGGCCCAGCCTCGGCAGACGGTCAAGAGTTCCAACCCGTCCTGGCTGACCTTGTCCCAGGACCAGCGTCGCCTGTTCGTGGTCAATGAAAACGGCCCCGGCCAGAAAGACGTAATTGGCAAGGTCACCAGCTTCACCGTGGACGGCAGGACCCACGACATCCGTCAGGTCAATCAGGTGGCCACCAGCGGCGACGAGCCGACCCATTCCAGCCTGAGCCAGGACGGGCGCCATCTGTTCGTCGCCAACTATGCCGTCAGTGCCAATCCGGGCGGCAGCCTGAGCGTGCTGAATGTGGCCGAAGACGGCACCCTCAGTAACGTCGTACAGGAGCTCAAGCACGTCGCCAGCCAGGTCAACCCCGAGCGCCAAGCCGGGCCCCACGTCCACTCGGTGGTGTCGCTGCCGCCTTCGGGGCGTTATGTCTATGCCAGCGACCTCGGCGCTGACCGGGTCTACGTTTACCGTTACGAGCCCAAGTCCGCTGAGCGTCCGCTGGTGCCCGCTCAACCGGCCTCGGTGCAACTGCCGGACGGCAGTGGTCCGCGTCACCTGCTGTTCAGTCGTGATGGCAAGCATGCCTACCTGACACTGGAGATGAGCGGTCAACTGGCCATGTTCGACGTCAAAGATGGCAACCTCGTACGCCAGCAGCTGCTCGAACTGGGCACCGTCGGCAAGGAAAGCGCCAGCGGCGCCTTGCACCTGTCTGCCGATGGTCGCTTCCTCTACGTGAGCAACCGTGGCACGGCCAACCAGATGCTGGTGTTCAGCGTCGACCCTGGCACCGGCCATCTCAAGGAGATCCAGCGTCGGCATGTGGACGGCGATCACCCACGCGAGTTCGCCCTCGACCCCACCGGTCACTTCCTGTTGATCGCCAACCAGAAGAGCAACCAGATCACCGTGCTCAAGCGCGACGCCAGCACCGGGATGCTGGGTGAGACGGTACAGAGCTTCAAGCAGGACGCGCCGTCGGACCTGAAATTCCTGACTCAGTAA
- a CDS encoding AAA family ATPase: MKILAIRLKNLASLAGPFELDFTAEPLASAGLFAITGPTGAGKSTLLDALCLALFGAVPRLGNASQSAKVPDADGEIGSYDPRTLLSRGTGAGYAEVDFLGVDGRRYRARWEANRARDKPAGKLQNSRQSLRDLDNDQLLASQKGEYKQLLEARLGLNFEQFTRAVMLAQSEFSAFLKADDNERSELLEKLTDTALYTRLGKRAFEKSRDAREQLKHWQDQATGIAPLAAEAREALDLEFHTASEQLRQHQAHLKQVEQQQQWHGEDRRLSDDCQAARQQVQDASQAWEAGAEQRLQLHMLEQLAPQRYLFSREQEVRTQLQPLAERIELSRSRQQRQAVQQQHLDEQREQAGRTLQQALAQQAQAQPRLQQAFDEQSNRSRLQAELEPLSPALAEAERQRSSAEQALRGMEQQQADSGERLQQVADALERSAELAPLAATWSAYLPRLQQVVTLSSRLRQGQIELPELQTQAHATQTSLEAHQSDLARVFEHAPCSAEELPERLQQLTQRLQQQRLALRGVQELERLWHRRNAVQERLEQGRQQQANLLARREQLTAQGLEARAAHEQAEQALKVTLQLLERQRLARSESVEQLRERLQPEQPCPVCGSVEHPYHAPEALLQALSAHDDDEEQRARAALKPLSERLVELRTEVGALIEQHKQLKAQEQQWLDQPGDAELAGHPLYPALSDAEQPAHWLRDTLANHTRLIDEDERQQNSLLALQQQATALQRAVAQAREASQQAQQTLQAHQSHLDADQQRLDDELQALASQLPAARLQALREHPAQTFMALEQNIAERLAQVEQRDEEQSEFDARARRIEQARSEHARQQADCEQQRQRVEALSTQLQTCEARLRELLGEHAQATAWQTALHDQVETAREQERQVDRQQQDLRTQTVQTASALEADTAQQAQLQQTLADVQQALHAWREQRPQLDDDGLQALLAIDEPQVDELRSRLQTTEKTLEQARIRLHEREQRQQAHQAQVDAIASAEALDAQHATLLMDVERQEHHCAELRARQAEDQRRHSANQALQAQIAEADAHYHRWARLAALIGSAEGDRFRKIAQAYNLDLLVHHANVQLRQLVRRYRLKRGGSMLGLLVLDTEMGDELRSVHSLSGGETFLVSLALALGLASMASSTLRIESLFIDEGFGSLDPESLQLAMDALDGLQAQGRKVAVISHVQEMHERIPVQIQVRRLGNGLSSVEVSG; the protein is encoded by the coding sequence ATGAAGATTCTGGCCATCCGCCTGAAGAACCTCGCCTCGCTGGCGGGCCCGTTCGAACTGGACTTCACCGCCGAACCGCTGGCCAGCGCCGGTCTGTTCGCCATCACCGGCCCCACCGGCGCGGGCAAGAGCACGCTGCTCGACGCCCTGTGCCTGGCGCTGTTCGGCGCCGTACCGCGCCTGGGCAATGCGTCCCAAAGTGCCAAGGTGCCCGACGCCGACGGTGAAATCGGCAGCTACGACCCGCGCACCCTGTTGAGTCGGGGTACCGGGGCGGGCTATGCGGAAGTGGACTTCCTCGGCGTCGACGGTCGTCGCTATCGCGCGCGCTGGGAGGCCAACCGGGCACGGGACAAACCGGCGGGCAAGTTGCAGAACAGCCGGCAGTCGCTGCGCGATCTGGACAATGACCAGTTGCTCGCCAGCCAGAAAGGGGAATACAAGCAACTGCTGGAAGCCCGCCTGGGGCTGAACTTCGAGCAATTCACCCGTGCGGTGATGCTGGCGCAGAGCGAGTTCAGTGCCTTTCTCAAGGCCGACGACAACGAACGCAGCGAACTGCTGGAAAAGCTCACCGACACTGCGCTCTATACGCGCCTGGGCAAACGCGCCTTCGAAAAGAGCCGCGACGCCCGCGAGCAGCTCAAGCACTGGCAGGACCAGGCCACCGGTATCGCGCCACTGGCCGCCGAAGCGCGCGAAGCGCTGGATCTGGAGTTTCACACCGCCAGCGAGCAACTGCGGCAGCACCAGGCGCACCTCAAGCAGGTGGAGCAGCAACAACAGTGGCACGGCGAAGACCGGCGCCTGAGCGACGACTGCCAGGCGGCACGGCAGCAGGTGCAAGACGCATCCCAGGCATGGGAAGCAGGCGCCGAGCAGCGTTTGCAGTTGCACATGCTCGAACAGCTGGCACCGCAACGCTACCTGTTCAGCCGCGAGCAGGAAGTGCGCACCCAGCTCCAGCCCCTGGCCGAACGTATCGAGCTGTCGCGTTCGCGGCAGCAACGGCAGGCGGTGCAGCAGCAACACCTGGACGAGCAACGCGAGCAGGCCGGGCGCACGCTGCAACAGGCGTTGGCGCAACAGGCCCAAGCGCAGCCCCGGTTGCAGCAGGCCTTCGACGAACAGTCGAACCGGAGCCGATTGCAGGCCGAGCTCGAACCCCTGAGTCCGGCGCTGGCCGAAGCCGAGCGGCAGCGTTCGTCCGCAGAGCAGGCGCTGCGGGGCATGGAGCAGCAACAGGCCGACAGTGGTGAACGCCTGCAGCAGGTCGCCGACGCGCTCGAACGCAGCGCCGAGCTGGCCCCGCTGGCCGCCACCTGGAGCGCCTACCTGCCGCGCCTGCAGCAAGTGGTGACGCTGAGCAGTCGCCTGCGCCAGGGCCAGATCGAACTGCCAGAGTTGCAGACGCAGGCACACGCCACACAAACGAGCCTGGAAGCGCATCAAAGCGACCTTGCCCGCGTCTTTGAGCATGCCCCATGCAGCGCCGAGGAACTGCCCGAGCGCTTGCAGCAACTGACCCAGCGCCTGCAACAGCAACGCCTGGCGCTACGCGGCGTACAGGAACTGGAACGGCTGTGGCATCGGCGCAACGCCGTTCAGGAACGTCTCGAACAAGGGCGCCAGCAGCAGGCCAACTTGCTGGCCCGTCGCGAGCAATTGACCGCCCAGGGGCTGGAGGCCCGCGCGGCCCACGAACAGGCCGAGCAAGCCTTGAAGGTGACCCTGCAACTGCTCGAACGCCAGCGCCTGGCGCGCAGCGAAAGCGTCGAACAGTTGCGCGAACGCTTGCAGCCCGAGCAGCCCTGTCCGGTCTGCGGCAGTGTCGAGCACCCCTATCATGCGCCGGAGGCGCTGTTGCAGGCGCTGTCGGCGCACGATGACGATGAAGAGCAACGCGCCCGCGCTGCGTTGAAGCCGCTGTCCGAACGCCTGGTCGAGCTGCGTACCGAAGTCGGCGCGCTGATCGAGCAGCACAAGCAGCTCAAGGCGCAGGAGCAACAATGGCTCGACCAGCCAGGTGACGCCGAGCTGGCCGGGCATCCGCTTTACCCTGCCCTGAGCGACGCCGAGCAGCCGGCGCACTGGCTGCGCGACACCCTGGCCAACCACACGCGTCTGATCGACGAGGATGAACGTCAGCAGAACAGCCTGCTGGCCTTGCAACAGCAGGCGACCGCCCTGCAGCGCGCCGTGGCGCAGGCCAGGGAAGCCAGCCAGCAGGCGCAGCAGACACTGCAGGCGCATCAGTCCCACCTGGACGCCGATCAGCAGCGGCTCGACGACGAGTTACAGGCGCTGGCCAGTCAGTTGCCCGCCGCTCGCCTGCAGGCCCTGCGCGAACACCCGGCGCAGACGTTCATGGCCTTGGAGCAGAACATCGCCGAGCGCCTGGCCCAGGTCGAGCAGCGCGATGAAGAACAGTCGGAGTTCGACGCCCGTGCGCGACGCATCGAACAGGCCCGCAGCGAGCATGCGCGGCAGCAGGCCGACTGCGAGCAGCAACGCCAGCGGGTCGAGGCGCTGTCCACGCAACTGCAGACCTGCGAGGCACGGCTACGCGAATTGCTGGGCGAGCATGCCCAGGCGACCGCCTGGCAGACGGCCTTGCACGATCAGGTCGAGACGGCGCGCGAGCAGGAACGGCAGGTCGACCGCCAACAACAGGATCTCCGAACCCAGACAGTGCAGACCGCCAGCGCCCTGGAGGCCGACACTGCGCAGCAGGCCCAATTGCAGCAAACCCTGGCTGACGTGCAGCAGGCCCTGCACGCCTGGCGCGAGCAGCGTCCTCAGCTGGACGACGACGGGTTGCAGGCACTGCTCGCCATCGATGAACCCCAGGTCGATGAGCTGCGCAGCCGCCTGCAGACCACGGAAAAAACCCTGGAACAGGCGCGCATCCGCTTGCACGAACGCGAGCAGCGCCAGCAGGCTCATCAGGCACAGGTCGACGCGATCGCCAGTGCCGAGGCACTGGACGCACAGCACGCCACCCTGCTGATGGACGTCGAACGGCAGGAGCACCACTGCGCCGAGCTACGCGCCCGGCAAGCCGAAGACCAGCGCCGGCACAGCGCTAACCAGGCCCTGCAGGCGCAGATTGCCGAGGCTGACGCACACTACCATCGCTGGGCGCGATTGGCGGCACTGATCGGTTCGGCCGAGGGCGATCGCTTCCGCAAGATCGCCCAGGCCTACAACCTCGACCTGCTGGTGCATCACGCCAACGTGCAACTGCGTCAGCTGGTGCGCCGCTACCGCCTCAAGCGCGGCGGCAGCATGCTCGGGCTGTTGGTGCTGGACACCGAAATGGGCGACGAACTGCGCTCGGTGCATTCGTTGTCAGGCGGGGAAACCTTTCTGGTGTCGCTGGCACTGGCCCTGGGGCTGGCGTCGATGGCGTCGAGCACGCTGCGCATCGAGTCGCTGTTCATCGACGAAGGCTTCGGCAGCCTCGATCCCGAATCGCTGCAACTGGCGATGGACGCACTCGATGGCCTGCAGGCGCAGGGCCGCAAGGTGGCGGTGATTTCCCACGTGCAGGAGATGCACGAACGCATCCCGGTGCAGATTCAAGTCCGGCGTTTGGGCAATGGGCTGAGCAGCGTCGAGGTCAGCGGCTAG
- a CDS encoding exonuclease SbcCD subunit D C-terminal domain-containing protein, giving the protein MRLFHTSDWHLGQSLHGQERDFEHASFLRWLLRQLAQRQPDVLLVAGDIFDTVNPPVRAQERLYNFIVSAHEQQPQLTIVMIAGNHDSGSRIELPGPLMRRLRTHALGRVMWLEDGRLDSERLLLPLPDAHGQVQAWCLALPFLRPAEVTGATLGEDYLQGIARVHETLIAAANARRSPGQALIAISHAHMAGGSVSMESERSLVIGSAEALPASLFDASISYVALGHLHKPQKVNGESRIRYSGSPIPLSFSEIEYPHQILEIECAGEQLVSVEPILIPRAVDLLRIGPAPLPQVREQLQQLPDVDLLADVLGYPWLEVRVVLDEPQPDLRQHIETALQGKAVRLVRIAAEYAGRINADNEDVGALIELDQLSPHELFSRAWLDSYGSEVDEQTLDDFAQLLQEVQLEGETP; this is encoded by the coding sequence ATGCGCCTGTTCCACACCTCCGACTGGCACCTCGGCCAAAGCCTGCACGGTCAGGAGCGCGACTTCGAACACGCAAGCTTCCTGCGCTGGCTGCTGCGTCAGCTCGCCCAGCGCCAGCCCGACGTGCTGCTGGTGGCGGGCGACATCTTCGACACGGTCAATCCGCCCGTGCGGGCGCAGGAGCGGCTGTACAACTTCATCGTCAGCGCCCACGAGCAACAACCGCAGCTGACCATCGTGATGATCGCCGGCAACCACGACTCCGGTTCGCGCATCGAATTGCCCGGGCCGTTGATGCGCCGCCTGCGCACCCATGCGCTGGGCCGGGTGATGTGGCTCGAAGACGGCCGCCTCGACAGCGAGCGGCTGTTGCTGCCGCTGCCCGATGCCCATGGCCAGGTGCAGGCCTGGTGCCTGGCCCTGCCTTTCCTGCGCCCTGCCGAGGTGACCGGCGCAACCCTGGGCGAGGATTACCTGCAAGGCATCGCCCGGGTGCACGAGACGCTGATCGCCGCTGCCAATGCCCGACGCTCGCCGGGGCAGGCCCTGATCGCCATCAGCCACGCGCACATGGCGGGCGGTTCGGTGTCGATGGAGTCCGAGCGCAGCCTGGTGATCGGCAGCGCCGAAGCCCTGCCGGCCAGCCTGTTCGACGCCAGCATCAGCTACGTTGCGCTGGGCCATCTGCACAAGCCGCAGAAGGTCAACGGCGAATCACGCATTCGCTACAGCGGCTCGCCCATACCGCTGTCGTTTTCCGAGATCGAGTACCCGCACCAGATCCTCGAGATCGAGTGCGCCGGCGAGCAGCTGGTGAGCGTGGAACCGATCCTGATCCCGCGTGCGGTCGACCTGCTGCGCATCGGCCCGGCGCCGTTGCCGCAGGTCCGCGAACAGTTGCAGCAACTACCGGACGTGGACCTGTTGGCCGATGTGCTGGGCTACCCCTGGCTGGAAGTGCGGGTGGTACTCGACGAGCCGCAACCGGACCTTCGCCAGCACATCGAAACCGCGCTGCAAGGCAAGGCCGTGCGTCTGGTGCGGATCGCTGCCGAGTACGCCGGGCGGATCAACGCCGACAACGAGGATGTCGGCGCCCTGATCGAGCTGGACCAGCTCAGCCCCCACGAACTGTTCAGCCGCGCCTGGCTCGACAGCTACGGCAGCGAGGTGGACGAACAGACCCTGGACGACTTCGCGCAGTTGTTGCAGGAAGTGCAGCTGGAGGGCGAAACCCCATGA
- the kdpA gene encoding potassium-transporting ATPase subunit KdpA: MNSHDFALIAAFLALILLPAPWLGRFYYKVMEGQRTWLSVPLQPVEKLCYRFCGIDAQQQQSWQQYALALLVFNLAGFGLLFAMLMLQGYLPLNPQHLPGQEWTLAFNTAVSFMANTNWQAYSGETSLSYLSQMAGLGVQNFLSAATGLAVLVALCRGISRRSASTLGNFWVDVTRATLYGLLPLALLLAVFLVWQGVPQTFAPYVDALTLQGNSQTIPLGPAASQIAIKQLGTNGGGFFGVNSAHPFENPTAWSNLFELVAILTIPVALVFTFGHYVKDLRQSRAILACMLTLLLLGLGLSLYAEQQPNPSLASAMVEQTAPLEGKESRFGTTASVLWSVTTTAASNGSVNAMHDSLNPLSGMVALVNMMLGEVIFGGVGAGLYGMLLNVLLTVFLAGLMIGRTPEYLGKKLQAREVRWLVASLLVMPVGVLVLSAIAVSLPGPAAAVSNPGPHGFTQLLYAYTSASANNGSAFAGLSANTAFHNLMLALGMLLGRFGYILPVLALAGALASKNASAPSADSFATHGLLFITLLTVTLLIVGGLTFLPVLALGPIAEHLNLYF, encoded by the coding sequence ATGAACAGTCACGATTTTGCCCTGATAGCGGCCTTTCTCGCCTTGATCCTGCTGCCGGCGCCCTGGCTCGGACGTTTCTACTACAAGGTCATGGAAGGCCAGCGCACCTGGCTCAGCGTACCGCTGCAACCGGTGGAGAAGCTGTGCTACCGCTTTTGCGGTATCGATGCGCAACAGCAGCAGAGCTGGCAGCAATATGCCTTGGCGCTGCTGGTTTTCAACCTGGCCGGATTCGGCCTGCTGTTCGCCATGCTCATGCTGCAGGGATATCTGCCGCTCAATCCCCAGCACCTGCCGGGCCAGGAATGGACCCTGGCGTTCAACACCGCCGTCAGCTTCATGGCCAACACCAACTGGCAGGCGTACAGCGGCGAAACCTCGCTCAGCTACCTGAGCCAGATGGCTGGCCTGGGCGTGCAGAACTTTCTCAGCGCCGCCACCGGGTTGGCGGTGCTGGTAGCGCTGTGCCGGGGCATCAGTCGCCGTTCGGCCAGTACCCTGGGCAACTTCTGGGTCGATGTGACCCGTGCCACGCTGTATGGTCTGCTGCCGCTGGCCTTGCTGCTCGCCGTTTTCCTTGTCTGGCAGGGTGTGCCGCAGACATTCGCGCCCTATGTCGACGCGCTGACCTTGCAGGGCAACTCACAGACCATCCCCCTCGGCCCGGCAGCCAGCCAGATCGCCATCAAACAGCTGGGCACCAATGGCGGCGGGTTCTTCGGCGTCAACTCGGCCCATCCGTTCGAGAATCCCACGGCCTGGAGCAACCTGTTCGAACTGGTCGCGATCCTGACCATCCCGGTCGCCTTGGTCTTCACCTTCGGCCATTACGTGAAGGACCTGCGTCAGAGCCGGGCGATCCTGGCCTGCATGTTGACCTTGCTGTTGCTGGGCCTGGGGCTGTCGCTGTACGCCGAGCAGCAACCCAACCCATCGCTGGCCAGTGCCATGGTCGAGCAGACCGCGCCGCTGGAAGGCAAGGAAAGCCGCTTCGGCACCACCGCCAGCGTGCTCTGGTCGGTGACCACCACGGCCGCCTCCAACGGCTCGGTCAATGCCATGCACGACAGCCTCAACCCGCTCTCCGGGATGGTCGCGCTGGTCAACATGATGCTCGGCGAAGTGATCTTCGGCGGTGTCGGCGCCGGTCTCTACGGCATGCTCCTCAACGTGCTGCTGACGGTGTTCCTGGCCGGCTTGATGATCGGTCGAACCCCGGAGTACCTGGGCAAGAAACTCCAGGCGCGCGAGGTGCGCTGGTTGGTGGCGAGCCTGCTGGTCATGCCCGTGGGCGTGCTGGTGCTCAGCGCCATCGCCGTGAGCCTGCCGGGGCCGGCCGCAGCGGTGAGCAACCCCGGCCCCCATGGCTTCACTCAGCTGCTATATGCCTACACCTCGGCCAGCGCCAACAACGGTTCGGCCTTCGCCGGCCTGTCCGCCAACACGGCCTTTCACAACCTCATGCTGGCTTTGGGCATGTTGCTTGGCCGCTTCGGCTACATCCTGCCGGTGCTGGCCCTGGCCGGAGCCCTGGCCAGCAAGAACGCCAGCGCGCCGAGCGCCGACAGCTTCGCCACCCACGGCCTGCTGTTCATCACCCTGCTGACCGTGACCCTGCTGATCGTGGGTGGCCTGACTTTCCTGCCGGTGCTGGCCCTGGGGCCGATCGCCGAGCACTTGAACCTGTATTTCTGA
- a CDS encoding MFS transporter: MSQELGLIRRITFKLIPFLILLYLIAYVDRSAVGFAKLHMGADVGIGDAAYGLGAGLFFIGYFLLEIPSNLMLERFGARRWFARIMITWGAITIGMAFVQGPHSFYVMRFLLGAAEAGFFPGVLYYITQWFPVRHRGKILGLFILSQPIAMMITGPVSGALLGLDGVLGLHGWQWLFIVIGTPAILLTWPVLRWLPDGPQQVKWMNQAEKDWLATELQNDLQAYGQTRHGNPLHALKDFRVLLLALFYLPVTLSIYGLGLWLPTLIKQFGGSDLTTGFVSSVPYVFGIIGLLLIPRSSDRLNDRYGHLAVLYVLGAIGLFLSAWLSLPAAQLAALCLVAFSLFSCTAVFWTLPGRFFAGASAAAGIALINSVGNLGGYIGPFVIGALKEYTGNLASGLYFLSGVMVFGLVLTAVVYQLLERRHVLPADAFAASARS, translated from the coding sequence ATGAGCCAGGAACTCGGGCTTATACGCCGCATCACCTTCAAATTGATCCCGTTCCTGATTCTGCTGTACCTGATCGCCTACGTGGATCGCTCCGCAGTGGGCTTCGCCAAGCTGCACATGGGCGCGGACGTGGGCATCGGCGACGCCGCCTACGGCTTGGGTGCAGGGCTGTTCTTCATTGGCTACTTTCTGCTGGAAATCCCCAGCAACCTGATGCTCGAACGCTTCGGCGCCCGTCGCTGGTTCGCCCGCATCATGATCACCTGGGGCGCCATCACCATCGGCATGGCGTTCGTGCAGGGCCCGCACAGCTTCTATGTCATGCGCTTCCTGCTGGGGGCGGCCGAAGCCGGCTTCTTTCCTGGCGTGCTGTACTACATCACGCAGTGGTTCCCGGTCCGTCACCGCGGCAAGATCCTGGGTCTGTTCATTCTGTCCCAACCCATCGCCATGATGATCACCGGGCCTGTGTCCGGCGCTTTGCTGGGCCTGGACGGCGTGCTCGGCCTGCACGGCTGGCAGTGGTTGTTCATCGTCATCGGCACACCGGCCATCCTGCTGACCTGGCCGGTGCTGCGCTGGCTGCCCGATGGCCCGCAGCAGGTCAAATGGATGAACCAGGCTGAGAAAGACTGGCTGGCCACTGAACTGCAGAACGACCTGCAAGCCTATGGCCAGACCCGCCACGGCAACCCGCTGCATGCGCTCAAGGACTTCCGCGTGCTGCTGCTGGCGTTGTTCTACCTGCCGGTGACCTTGAGCATCTACGGTCTGGGCCTGTGGTTGCCGACCTTGATCAAGCAATTCGGCGGCAGCGACCTGACCACCGGATTCGTGTCTTCGGTGCCGTATGTGTTCGGCATCATCGGCCTGTTGCTCATCCCGCGCAGCTCGGATCGTCTCAACGATCGCTACGGCCATCTGGCGGTGCTGTACGTGCTGGGCGCAATCGGTCTGTTTCTCAGCGCCTGGCTGAGCCTGCCGGCGGCGCAACTGGCAGCTCTGTGTTTGGTGGCGTTCAGCCTGTTCTCCTGCACGGCGGTGTTCTGGACCCTGCCGGGCCGCTTCTTTGCCGGGGCCAGTGCGGCGGCCGGCATTGCCCTGATCAACTCGGTGGGCAACCTGGGCGGCTACATCGGGCCGTTCGTGATCGGCGCGCTCAAGGAGTACACCGGTAACCTGGCCAGCGGCCTGTATTTTCTCAGCGGCGTGATGGTGTTCGGGCTGGTGCTGACCGCAGTGGTCTACCAGTTGCTGGAGCGCCGTCACGTGCTGCCGGCCGATGCGTTCGCCGCCAGCGCCCGTTCTTGA
- a CDS encoding potassium-transporting ATPase subunit F, with protein sequence MSVLDGLFLLLAIGLFVYLLVALLRASGG encoded by the coding sequence ATGTCTGTTCTGGACGGCCTGTTCCTGCTGCTGGCCATCGGTTTGTTCGTGTACCTGCTCGTTGCCCTCTTGCGCGCCAGTGGAGGCTAG
- the araD1 gene encoding AraD1 family protein yields the protein MHLVQFELNNGQRRVGLVDGDRVHEVRGANSVRELALAAIAAGHGLAQAVDGCGLGEQHDYPQLLEEARILPPLDHPDPAHMLVTGTGLTHLGSAATRDKMHQHSADTAVTDSMKIFQWGVEGGKPAAGQPGVQPEWFYKGDGSIVVRPGQAFPVPPFAEDAGEEPELGGLYVIGPDRHPYRLGFALGNEFSDHVMERKNYLYLAHSKLRSCSYGPELRVGELPEHLSGTSRIRRAGEVIWEKEFLSGEANMCHSFDNLEYHHFKYAQFLNPGDVHIHFFGTATLSFADGLATQVGDRFEISLPEFGAPLVNSVGQAEQAFAPGTVGVL from the coding sequence ATGCATCTGGTGCAATTTGAATTGAACAACGGTCAACGTCGTGTCGGTCTGGTCGACGGCGATCGGGTCCATGAAGTGCGCGGCGCGAACAGCGTCCGTGAACTGGCTTTGGCCGCCATCGCCGCAGGCCATGGCCTGGCCCAGGCAGTGGATGGCTGCGGTCTGGGTGAGCAGCACGACTACCCGCAGTTGCTCGAAGAGGCGCGTATTCTGCCGCCGCTGGATCACCCCGATCCGGCGCACATGCTGGTGACCGGCACCGGCCTGACCCACCTGGGCAGTGCCGCCACCCGCGACAAGATGCACCAGCACAGCGCCGACACGGCAGTCACCGACAGCATGAAGATATTCCAGTGGGGTGTGGAGGGCGGCAAGCCTGCCGCAGGCCAGCCTGGGGTGCAGCCGGAGTGGTTCTACAAGGGCGACGGCAGCATCGTCGTGCGGCCCGGCCAGGCGTTCCCCGTTCCGCCCTTCGCTGAAGACGCCGGCGAAGAGCCCGAGCTGGGTGGGCTGTACGTGATCGGCCCGGACCGCCACCCGTATCGCTTGGGATTCGCCCTGGGCAACGAATTCTCCGACCATGTGATGGAACGCAAGAACTACCTCTACCTGGCCCATTCCAAGTTGCGCAGTTGCAGCTATGGTCCGGAGCTGCGCGTGGGCGAGCTGCCCGAGCACCTGTCCGGTACCAGCCGTATCCGGCGGGCTGGCGAGGTGATCTGGGAAAAGGAATTTCTCAGTGGCGAAGCGAACATGTGCCACAGCTTCGACAACCTCGAGTACCACCATTTCAAGTACGCGCAGTTCCTCAATCCCGGCGACGTGCACATTCACTTCTTCGGCACGGCCACGCTGTCGTTCGCCGATGGCCTCGCCACCCAGGTGGGTGATCGCTTCGAAATCAGCCTACCGGAGTTCGGCGCACCGTTGGTGAACAGCGTTGGCCAGGCAGAGCAAGCGTTCGCTCCAGGCACCGTGGGCGTCCTGTAG